One genomic segment of Thalassospiraceae bacterium LMO-SO8 includes these proteins:
- a CDS encoding helix-turn-helix transcriptional regulator: MATDDMDELHHAVAGLAGRHQFDVRGDRAALSARIAVASFGNLNLLHFGYGDVRIDVSSGEEGDDGLLFYVVTGGGGNLRLGNTEMGFSTTRGVVRDLSHSIMVTQEGLSGFALPMSKERVSQHARAVIGADVGAAPVIFDEGIDMTTPGGRQFRNTVHFVANALDGPLREMDNPILARQMEELLLTQVLALLPNNFSDAIADCATRVALPYHVKRARDYIHAHAHTAVGVADIAAAAGCGYRTVQNAFKDVYGMSPMAYLRLVRLKRVHGALLNGGGDGATIAQIARSWGFGHMGRFAEIYRRQFGELPSETVRKCA, translated from the coding sequence ATGGCGACCGATGATATGGACGAATTGCACCACGCCGTTGCGGGATTGGCGGGGCGGCATCAATTCGACGTGCGCGGTGACAGAGCCGCCTTGTCCGCCAGAATCGCCGTGGCGTCGTTCGGGAATCTCAATCTTCTGCATTTCGGGTACGGCGACGTTCGGATCGACGTTTCCTCCGGCGAGGAGGGGGACGACGGGCTGTTATTCTATGTGGTGACGGGTGGCGGTGGTAACTTGCGCCTCGGCAATACGGAAATGGGCTTCTCCACGACGCGGGGCGTCGTACGGGACCTTTCCCATTCGATCATGGTGACGCAGGAGGGGCTCTCGGGGTTTGCCCTGCCGATGTCGAAAGAAAGAGTGAGCCAGCATGCTCGTGCGGTGATCGGCGCCGATGTGGGGGCGGCCCCGGTGATATTCGATGAAGGGATCGATATGACGACTCCGGGCGGGCGTCAATTCCGCAACACGGTGCATTTTGTCGCGAACGCCTTGGACGGCCCGCTTCGGGAAATGGACAATCCGATCCTTGCCCGGCAAATGGAAGAACTGCTTCTGACCCAGGTCCTGGCGTTGCTGCCCAACAATTTTTCCGACGCAATTGCGGATTGCGCAACACGGGTGGCCTTGCCTTATCACGTCAAACGGGCGCGCGATTACATCCATGCCCATGCGCATACGGCGGTCGGCGTGGCCGATATCGCGGCGGCGGCCGGATGCGGCTATCGAACCGTGCAAAACGCCTTCAAGGATGTTTATGGCATGTCACCCATGGCCTATCTGCGGCTTGTCCGGCTGAAACGGGTTCATGGCGCCTTGCTCAACGGCGGCGGAGACGGGGCGACCATCGCGCAAATCGCTCGGTCCTGGGGGTTCGGGCATATGGGGCGATTCGCCGAGATTTACCGTCGCCAGTTCGGCGAATTACCGTCGGAAACGGTCCGAAAGTGCGCCTGA
- a CDS encoding tectonin domain-containing protein, whose translation MVKQDAILRIEEWPMRVLFKSVFFPILARGALLALIAFAGMANPSDAAAQQTQAAFTGQGHAICGGVDLRTGKLLDSCGFESAKYTGKAVGKCPSGSFFDIGTWACFTCPSGYNRTAFAVDTPQACSKQVRAEYKYARRVSGHKSCPNGTFKDPRNGGECWQCPSGFGRTLSAVNAWDACGKFGASARRAEFIDRVCPEGTITDLNGSCYSCPEGFRRTAAAVTANNACFRNEDLKPAEQTAALTCKAGEHFDFIDGGTCWECPENSVRSVSGVKTNKACEFTNIRWEAAKRTPNGLFKLPGGHEIAAEVIKERTRIDKILDEAIKAEKVSGAEATEFRDVAWEHIRTGPESSSVLMAAVYQRVFDLIKNGPRTKPERDLLNYMAVYIQQSRQLAASEMDSIWKSWTRGQEARTSALATRSMHSAYDVGVAPPDLKSLVANVMHLAPAAAMTTAFLGAYALENVSPAFAQLTARAAVAIRPFNWVQKIASLQQTAEKAGAAITHAAAAAQAGAGVIGSFAAPFAVMTAASVIFSIATENTLAQNQQISIVNDALETSKKPVNLSRLILTPEGRVEVLSNWALMTQEYYKPNARTWAALVPTQSSTGNTATVNVNGTNIVIDVPVVPSVTLEGDRTVVAGASGSAPSWEKVAGAALDVAVGSDGTVYAIGVNKTNGGYQMFKRAKTDSKWTKIIGGALRVAVSGTEAWVVNDKGGIYVQSGTRWRKVSGPAAQDIGASAKGVWITGTDDKIYQRVGNNWNLVSGKAQRIDVDQDGRPWVVNNKGHIFVHDNNLKWQRLPGAAKDVAVDARGAAYVVGTSGGVYVFNGTKRDWDRISDDKDSVAIGVGGGQLWRISKSNETYQYR comes from the coding sequence GTGGTGAAACAAGACGCGATATTGAGAATTGAGGAATGGCCGATGAGGGTTCTTTTCAAGTCTGTATTTTTCCCCATCCTGGCGCGGGGGGCGTTGCTGGCCCTGATTGCGTTCGCCGGCATGGCGAACCCGTCCGACGCGGCGGCGCAGCAGACGCAGGCAGCCTTTACCGGTCAGGGTCACGCGATCTGTGGTGGGGTCGATCTACGCACGGGCAAGCTTTTAGATTCGTGCGGTTTCGAAAGTGCGAAGTATACCGGTAAGGCCGTCGGCAAATGCCCGAGCGGGTCGTTCTTCGATATCGGCACCTGGGCCTGCTTCACATGCCCCAGCGGCTACAACCGAACGGCGTTCGCGGTCGATACTCCGCAGGCCTGTTCCAAACAGGTCAGGGCTGAATACAAATACGCAAGGCGGGTCAGCGGCCACAAATCCTGTCCGAACGGCACCTTCAAGGACCCCCGCAACGGCGGCGAATGCTGGCAATGCCCGTCGGGGTTCGGCCGGACCCTGTCCGCGGTCAACGCCTGGGATGCCTGCGGCAAGTTTGGCGCAAGCGCGCGCCGGGCTGAATTCATCGACCGGGTCTGCCCGGAAGGCACGATCACAGACCTGAACGGAAGCTGTTATTCCTGCCCCGAAGGGTTCCGCCGCACTGCCGCCGCGGTCACCGCCAACAATGCCTGTTTTCGTAACGAGGACCTGAAGCCGGCCGAGCAAACGGCGGCGCTGACCTGCAAGGCCGGCGAGCACTTCGATTTCATCGACGGGGGAACGTGTTGGGAGTGCCCCGAGAATTCCGTGCGTTCGGTCTCCGGCGTTAAGACCAACAAGGCCTGCGAATTCACCAACATCCGTTGGGAAGCGGCCAAGCGTACGCCGAACGGGTTGTTCAAGCTGCCGGGCGGCCACGAGATCGCGGCCGAGGTCATCAAGGAGCGCACGCGGATCGACAAGATCCTCGACGAGGCCATCAAGGCGGAAAAGGTGAGCGGTGCCGAGGCCACCGAATTCAGAGACGTCGCCTGGGAGCATATTCGGACGGGGCCCGAAAGCTCCTCGGTCCTGATGGCGGCCGTCTACCAACGCGTTTTCGATCTGATCAAGAATGGCCCGAGGACCAAGCCCGAGCGGGACTTGCTGAACTACATGGCCGTCTATATTCAGCAGTCGCGCCAGTTGGCCGCCTCGGAAATGGACAGCATCTGGAAAAGCTGGACCCGCGGCCAGGAGGCGCGCACATCGGCACTGGCGACAAGAAGTATGCACAGTGCCTATGACGTCGGCGTCGCCCCACCGGATTTGAAAAGCCTGGTCGCCAACGTCATGCATCTGGCGCCCGCCGCGGCGATGACGACTGCGTTCCTCGGCGCGTATGCGCTCGAAAACGTGTCGCCCGCGTTCGCTCAGCTGACGGCCCGCGCGGCGGTAGCAATAAGACCCTTCAATTGGGTGCAGAAAATTGCCTCACTCCAACAAACCGCGGAGAAGGCCGGAGCCGCGATTACCCACGCAGCCGCCGCAGCCCAGGCCGGAGCGGGGGTCATCGGCTCCTTTGCCGCTCCCTTCGCGGTCATGACGGCCGCGTCGGTAATCTTCAGCATCGCGACGGAAAACACCTTGGCGCAGAACCAACAGATATCCATTGTCAACGACGCTCTGGAGACGTCGAAGAAGCCGGTGAACCTGTCCCGCCTGATCCTGACCCCAGAGGGCAGGGTGGAGGTCCTGAGCAACTGGGCGCTGATGACCCAGGAGTACTACAAGCCCAACGCCCGCACCTGGGCCGCGCTGGTGCCGACGCAGTCGTCGACGGGCAACACGGCGACCGTGAACGTGAATGGCACGAACATCGTCATAGACGTTCCCGTGGTGCCGAGCGTGACCTTGGAAGGCGACCGCACAGTGGTGGCGGGGGCCTCGGGCAGCGCGCCGAGTTGGGAGAAGGTCGCCGGTGCGGCCCTTGATGTTGCGGTCGGCTCCGACGGTACTGTCTATGCGATCGGCGTGAATAAGACGAACGGCGGATATCAGATGTTCAAACGCGCCAAGACCGATAGCAAGTGGACCAAGATTATCGGAGGGGCGCTTCGCGTTGCGGTTTCCGGGACAGAGGCTTGGGTGGTGAACGACAAGGGCGGGATCTATGTTCAGTCGGGCACCCGATGGCGAAAGGTCTCCGGCCCCGCGGCACAAGACATCGGCGCCAGCGCCAAAGGCGTGTGGATTACCGGTACCGATGACAAGATTTATCAACGCGTGGGCAACAACTGGAATCTTGTTTCGGGTAAGGCCCAGCGGATCGATGTCGATCAGGACGGTCGCCCCTGGGTCGTGAACAACAAAGGCCACATCTTCGTCCACGACAATAACTTGAAGTGGCAGAGGCTGCCGGGCGCCGCCAAGGATGTGGCGGTCGATGCACGGGGCGCGGCATACGTCGTCGGCACGAGTGGCGGCGTGTACGTGTTCAACGGCACAAAGCGCGATTGGGACCGAATTTCTGACGACAAGGATTCCGTCGCCATCGGTGTCGGCGGTGGTCAGCTGTGGCGGATTTCCAAGTCAAACGAAACCTATCAGTATCGCTAG
- a CDS encoding AraC family transcriptional regulator, whose protein sequence is MPTNVEWLLQEATGDRSLRVEKRMMIDDGNWTAEIERLEIGPGLRVFLATADVHKDLTVQPADGEDDIWLNSDVAVSGRVDIHLRDGPKTHVGPDHAILFRPLIRVVDYHLTAGQQIKMAGYGLHIDRVVRLFDGNVPNELCPLVEPNIGESRIFAMKNTRQLRNLAQNLFAPGLNGPLRTLFMEGTVLQLLAVQAAGRPNGKGARSELSRSERDSVHAARDILLADMRNPPSLGELANAVGLTEKRLNAGFRMAFGATVFEVLRNHRLEHARIALTMESTPMKVIAYRVGYNHVTNFINAYTARYGNPPGRHTRRGS, encoded by the coding sequence ATGCCAACCAACGTGGAATGGCTCCTGCAAGAGGCCACCGGTGACCGCAGTCTTCGCGTCGAAAAGCGAATGATGATCGACGACGGTAATTGGACGGCGGAAATCGAGCGGCTTGAAATCGGCCCCGGACTTCGGGTGTTTCTTGCGACGGCGGATGTGCACAAGGATCTCACCGTGCAACCGGCCGACGGCGAGGACGATATCTGGCTGAACAGCGATGTCGCGGTTTCGGGGCGCGTCGACATTCATTTGCGCGACGGACCCAAGACCCATGTCGGTCCCGACCACGCGATCCTGTTTCGCCCGTTGATCCGCGTCGTCGATTATCACCTGACGGCGGGTCAGCAAATCAAGATGGCGGGTTACGGCCTGCATATCGACCGGGTCGTGCGCCTGTTCGACGGAAACGTGCCCAATGAGTTGTGCCCGCTTGTTGAGCCGAACATCGGCGAAAGCCGCATCTTCGCCATGAAAAATACGCGCCAGCTCCGCAATCTGGCGCAAAACCTGTTTGCCCCGGGCTTGAACGGTCCGCTTCGAACCCTGTTCATGGAAGGCACCGTTTTGCAGTTGCTCGCCGTTCAGGCCGCGGGACGGCCGAATGGAAAGGGGGCGCGGAGCGAGTTGTCCAGGAGTGAGCGCGACAGCGTTCATGCCGCGCGGGACATCTTACTGGCGGACATGCGGAACCCGCCGAGTCTGGGGGAACTGGCCAACGCGGTCGGGTTGACGGAAAAGCGGTTGAACGCCGGATTCCGCATGGCTTTCGGCGCGACGGTCTTTGAAGTGTTGCGAAACCACCGCCTGGAACATGCGCGCATCGCGTTGACGATGGAATCCACCCCGATGAAGGTCATCGCCTACCGGGTCGGTTACAACCACGTCACCAACTTCATCAACGCCTATACCGCGCGCTACGGGAATCCGCCGGGTCGTCACACCCGGCGCGGCAGCTAG
- a CDS encoding TauD/TfdA family dioxygenase, translating into MTAQPQSDFRHITISPISGALGAEIGGVDLSRSLDPEVIAEIRRALVDNLVIFFRDQDLTPDRQKAFGRLFGDLHVNSFFPQVPGHEEVQLLLKEPQHKNNIGDRWHTDVSYTRRPALGSILYAKEVPPFGGDTMFANMYLAYETLSDGMKTMLRGMRAFHSARENFAKRAAEAELPGSASGGFQHSDDVEQEATHPVIRTHPESGRDALYVNSVFTKNFEGMTREESAPLLHYLFAHLCKPEFVCRFRWQPGSLAFWDNRCTQHFAINDYHGFRRHMNRVTLLGDAPFLTERADPAHAAA; encoded by the coding sequence ATGACCGCACAACCGCAATCCGATTTCCGTCACATCACCATCAGCCCGATCTCAGGCGCCCTCGGCGCGGAGATCGGCGGCGTCGACCTGTCGCGGTCCCTCGACCCCGAGGTGATTGCGGAAATCCGCCGCGCCCTGGTCGACAACCTGGTCATCTTCTTCCGCGACCAGGATCTGACGCCCGACCGGCAAAAGGCCTTCGGCCGCCTGTTCGGTGACCTGCACGTCAATTCGTTCTTTCCCCAGGTGCCCGGCCACGAGGAAGTCCAACTCCTGCTCAAGGAACCGCAACACAAGAACAACATCGGCGACCGCTGGCACACGGACGTCAGCTACACCCGACGTCCGGCCCTCGGCTCCATCCTCTACGCCAAGGAAGTGCCGCCCTTCGGCGGCGATACCATGTTCGCCAACATGTACCTGGCCTATGAAACCCTGTCGGACGGTATGAAAACGATGCTGCGGGGGATGCGCGCCTTCCACAGCGCGCGGGAGAATTTCGCCAAACGGGCGGCCGAGGCCGAATTGCCCGGGAGCGCTTCCGGCGGGTTTCAGCATTCCGACGATGTCGAACAGGAGGCGACCCATCCGGTGATCCGCACCCATCCGGAATCGGGCCGCGACGCACTTTACGTCAACAGCGTGTTCACCAAGAATTTCGAAGGCATGACGCGCGAGGAAAGCGCGCCGCTGCTGCACTACCTGTTCGCCCACCTGTGCAAGCCGGAATTCGTCTGCCGGTTTCGCTGGCAGCCCGGATCCCTCGCCTTCTGGGACAACCGCTGCACCCAGCATTTCGCCATCAACGACTATCACGGCTTCCGCCGCCACATGAACCGGGTGACGCTGCTGGGGGACGCGCCTTTCCTGACCGAACGAGCGGACCCGGCCCACGCGGCGGCCTGA
- a CDS encoding TetR/AcrR family transcriptional regulator: protein MDPTDTREKLVLAAERLFAEKGIDNVSLREINRAAGQKNVAALHYHFGTREMLLEAIFERRMAGINRRRVAMLDALEAAAPVIQVRPVVAAMVAPLAEQLDPVMRGGHYVRFLAQVISDPGVDLGGLVRDKFDHGMARTRDLLRGLLSDLPATVVEQRIRQAVAHFVHALADKARRDAGGRTTGRSGGTQLFVANLIDSIAGALTAPVSEETLALLAEAPRKTA, encoded by the coding sequence ATGGACCCGACCGATACCCGCGAAAAGCTTGTCCTCGCCGCCGAACGGCTGTTCGCCGAGAAGGGCATCGACAACGTATCCCTGCGCGAGATCAACCGCGCCGCCGGGCAGAAGAACGTGGCCGCGCTGCATTACCATTTCGGCACTCGGGAAATGTTGCTCGAAGCGATCTTCGAACGCCGCATGGCGGGCATCAACCGGCGTCGCGTCGCCATGCTCGACGCGCTGGAGGCCGCCGCCCCGGTAATCCAGGTGCGTCCCGTCGTCGCCGCCATGGTCGCGCCGTTGGCGGAGCAACTCGACCCCGTTATGCGCGGCGGCCATTACGTGCGCTTTCTGGCACAGGTGATCAGCGACCCGGGGGTCGATCTGGGCGGCCTGGTGCGCGATAAGTTCGACCATGGCATGGCGCGCACCCGCGACCTGTTGCGCGGCCTGCTTTCGGACCTGCCGGCAACCGTGGTCGAACAGCGCATCCGCCAGGCCGTCGCCCATTTCGTCCACGCCCTGGCCGACAAGGCGCGGCGCGATGCCGGCGGCCGCACCACCGGACGCAGCGGCGGCACCCAATTGTTCGTCGCCAACCTGATCGACAGCATCGCCGGCGCCCTGACGGCGCCCGTATCCGAAGAAACCCTGGCCCTTCTTGCCGAGGCGCCGCGCAAAACCGCCTGA
- a CDS encoding fumarylacetoacetate hydrolase family protein → MRLMMFEASGGPRLGVVDGDKVIDVAAADPALPKTMLALIQAGPDALSRVAAAVKGADAKATLALKDVTPALPIERPGKFVCVGLNYAAHAREGGHEPPKYPSLFVRWPSSLVAAEAPVILPKVCDQLDYEAELTFVIGKGGRAIPEDKGLDHVFGYTLFNDVSVRAWQRYTPQWTQGKNFDGTGPLGPVVVTPDELPPGASGLRITSRVNGETRQDSNTGDLIFGVARLVAILSEFMTLEPGDVVATGTPSGVAHAMKPPGWMKVGDRVEVEVEGIGILGNPIVAEA, encoded by the coding sequence ATGAGACTGATGATGTTCGAAGCGTCCGGCGGACCGCGCCTGGGCGTGGTCGATGGCGACAAGGTGATCGACGTCGCCGCTGCCGATCCGGCGTTGCCGAAGACGATGCTGGCCCTGATCCAGGCCGGCCCGGACGCGCTTTCCCGCGTCGCCGCCGCCGTCAAGGGCGCGGATGCGAAGGCGACCCTGGCGCTCAAGGACGTCACGCCGGCGCTGCCCATCGAGCGCCCGGGCAAGTTCGTCTGCGTCGGCCTGAACTACGCCGCCCATGCGCGCGAAGGCGGGCACGAGCCGCCCAAGTATCCGTCGCTGTTCGTGCGCTGGCCGTCGTCCCTGGTCGCCGCCGAGGCGCCGGTGATCCTGCCCAAGGTCTGCGACCAACTGGATTACGAGGCCGAGTTGACCTTCGTCATCGGCAAGGGCGGTCGCGCCATTCCGGAAGACAAGGGGTTGGACCACGTGTTCGGCTACACCCTGTTCAACGACGTCTCGGTCCGCGCCTGGCAGCGCTATACCCCGCAGTGGACTCAGGGCAAGAACTTCGACGGCACCGGCCCCTTGGGCCCCGTCGTGGTGACGCCGGACGAATTGCCGCCGGGGGCGTCGGGCCTGCGCATCACGTCGCGGGTCAATGGCGAAACGCGGCAGGACTCCAACACCGGAGACCTGATCTTCGGCGTCGCGCGGCTGGTCGCCATCCTGTCCGAATTCATGACGCTGGAGCCTGGCGACGTGGTCGCCACCGGCACGCCCTCGGGCGTGGCCCACGCCATGAAGCCGCCGGGCTGGATGAAGGTCGGCGACAGGGTCGAGGTCGAGGTCGAAGGCATTGGCATCCTGGGCAATCCCATCGTCGC